One segment of Thermoanaerobacter kivui DNA contains the following:
- a CDS encoding bifunctional ADP-dependent NAD(P)H-hydrate dehydratase/NAD(P)H-hydrate epimerase: MIVLTSKQMREVEQKAIEKIGIPSICLMENAGREVAIEVKKLLEEHDLKSVVIIAGKGNNGGDGYVLARNLYNWGIDVKVFLTANPALITGDAKRNLDAILNMGIYVAEITQRKHLKFLEKIIKDSDLIVDAIYGIGLRGEITGIYREVIEMINQSNKVVVSIDIPSGLNADTGRVEGCAVKAHKTVTMQFLKPGLLLYPGVDYAGEVSVADIGISHKLAEEVGYNYSLVGLEDVKLQKRYGDTHKGDYGKALIMAGSKNMTGAAHMCAKSAIKTGCGLVKLAVPQTIQQVLQSDLYEVITYGVEDENGIFSYKALDQLLKLIDESEVIAIGPGMTHNEDISRLVCEIVKNVDKPMVLDADALNALVGSLDVIKNKNVILTPHYGEMARLTGLKISEIKDNIFEVVKDFCEKYKVTLVLKGSKTIIGSKDGRIYINNTGNPGMATAGSGDVLTGMITAFLAQGFDAINAAVYGVFYHGKAGDIAKEHFGEYSMTATNIIEFISEAFKCGM; this comes from the coding sequence ATGATAGTGTTGACGTCAAAACAAATGAGAGAAGTTGAGCAAAAAGCTATAGAAAAAATAGGAATTCCTTCTATTTGCTTGATGGAAAATGCGGGAAGAGAAGTTGCTATAGAGGTTAAAAAACTTTTAGAGGAGCATGATTTAAAGTCTGTAGTAATTATAGCTGGCAAAGGCAATAATGGTGGGGATGGCTATGTCTTAGCAAGAAACCTTTACAACTGGGGGATAGACGTAAAAGTCTTTTTAACTGCTAATCCGGCTTTAATAACTGGAGATGCCAAGAGAAATTTGGATGCAATATTAAATATGGGAATTTATGTGGCAGAAATTACTCAAAGGAAGCATCTGAAATTCTTAGAAAAAATCATTAAAGACAGTGACCTCATAGTTGATGCAATTTATGGAATAGGGCTTAGGGGAGAAATAACTGGCATTTACAGAGAAGTCATTGAGATGATAAATCAGTCTAATAAAGTGGTTGTATCTATAGATATTCCTTCAGGTTTAAATGCAGATACAGGTCGTGTTGAAGGTTGTGCTGTAAAGGCTCATAAAACTGTGACTATGCAATTTTTAAAGCCAGGTCTTTTACTATATCCGGGAGTTGATTATGCGGGTGAGGTTTCGGTTGCGGATATTGGAATATCCCATAAACTCGCGGAGGAAGTTGGATATAATTACAGTTTAGTTGGTTTAGAAGATGTGAAACTTCAAAAAAGATATGGAGACACTCACAAAGGAGACTACGGAAAAGCTTTAATTATGGCTGGTTCAAAAAATATGACTGGGGCAGCTCATATGTGTGCCAAAAGTGCAATTAAAACGGGATGCGGTTTGGTAAAATTGGCAGTACCGCAGACGATACAGCAGGTTTTACAAAGTGACCTTTATGAGGTTATAACTTATGGGGTAGAAGATGAAAATGGAATTTTCTCTTATAAAGCATTGGATCAATTGTTAAAATTGATAGATGAAAGTGAGGTGATTGCTATAGGGCCGGGTATGACCCATAATGAAGACATTTCAAGGCTTGTGTGTGAAATTGTAAAAAATGTTGACAAACCTATGGTCTTAGATGCTGATGCTCTTAACGCTTTGGTAGGAAGTCTTGATGTCATAAAGAATAAAAATGTCATACTTACACCCCATTATGGTGAAATGGCAAGGCTTACAGGGTTAAAAATCAGTGAAATAAAGGATAATATATTTGAAGTGGTAAAAGATTTTTGCGAAAAATATAAAGTTACACTTGTTCTTAAAGGGTCTAAAACTATAATAGGAAGCAAGGATGGCCGCATATATATAAATAACACAGGTAATCCGGGAATGGCAACGGCTGGCAGTGGTGATGTTTTAACCGGTATGATTACAGCTTTTTTGGCTCAGGGATTTGATGCTATAAATGCTGCAGTTTACGGAGTTTTTTATCATGGCAAAGCGGGAGATATAGCTAAAGAGCACTTTGGAGAATACAGTATGACAGCTACAAATATTATTGAATTTATTTCTGAAGCTTTTAAATGTGGGATGTGA
- a CDS encoding helix-turn-helix domain-containing protein, translated as MKKRKLTDFGKLVNDRLAELNMTQKELSRLIGTSEPYLSMILHGERSGKKYKEKIIKILRL; from the coding sequence ATGAAGAAAAGAAAGTTGACAGATTTTGGGAAATTAGTGAATGACAGATTGGCGGAACTGAATATGACACAAAAAGAATTGTCGCGATTGATAGGTACCAGTGAGCCATATTTAAGCATGATTTTACATGGTGAAAGGTCTGGCAAGAAGTATAAAGAGAAGATAATAAAAATATTAAGGCTGTAG
- a CDS encoding DUF5693 family protein yields MKLRKILVIFIAISLVVSIFVDINRIRVENNYDTVEIVGDLKSFKDLASATGRDLTSILSDMKSAGLIGVAVNEVTLESLQQSGKISLSLLKEVGNLYLLSSNLGNLALEDYLKSLTDKEREQYGNYIVVTTKDVKIFNFLKEALTRRVPEDELKVLEKRGSYAFVINKPKDAFITKGLGFDESDLELVKSLGFDVIPRIENFTGIKDKDIKDYVDILKKFDVKTVIFNGTDVLGNPEKISYAAFLFKKNGINVGIIDVPMGKKLQDGMNKFAKFDDYRGIKVFGVSEAETQKYDASEIVNRWYRGIIERNVRIIYMRAKIDNSKSAVYNIQQNQSMIEDMTKYIKKAGLNVGVAKPLFELHQSKLTEILISLGVIAGGLLLLQMLGIGEYVLILLGLLGAVLTSLVLVSRFNDLGVKVVALASSIVFPSLGIGYFVDKTKEIMDKKQSINFTYTAIKIFINSLLISFIGALYIAAIMADSKYMLKIDYFRGVKFSFLLPLVFYVLYYIIKMYNANNWKTFMEKIKEFLNIDIKVWHLLAIAVAGILGIIYISRTGNEPIVKPTELELKFRDFLEHTLVARPRTKEFLIGDPAIILGIYAAFRGSKAWTFIMGIFASIGILSIANTFSHVESVLMIAIERTVIAWVLGALISLISVVIVDKVLKNIKKEY; encoded by the coding sequence TTGAAGCTAAGAAAAATACTTGTAATATTTATTGCTATTTCTTTAGTAGTATCTATTTTCGTAGACATAAACAGAATAAGAGTAGAAAACAACTATGATACAGTAGAAATTGTAGGAGATTTAAAAAGCTTCAAAGACCTTGCTTCTGCAACAGGTAGAGACTTGACTTCTATACTTTCTGATATGAAATCAGCTGGTCTTATAGGTGTTGCTGTAAATGAGGTTACTCTTGAAAGCCTTCAACAGTCTGGTAAAATTTCTTTAAGCCTTTTAAAAGAGGTGGGAAATCTTTATTTGTTGTCTTCAAACTTAGGGAATCTAGCATTGGAAGACTACTTAAAGAGTCTTACAGATAAGGAAAGGGAACAGTATGGAAACTACATAGTTGTTACAACAAAAGATGTAAAGATATTCAATTTTCTTAAAGAGGCTTTAACAAGAAGAGTACCTGAAGACGAATTAAAAGTGCTTGAAAAGAGAGGTAGCTATGCCTTTGTTATCAATAAACCCAAAGATGCTTTTATAACAAAGGGGTTGGGATTTGATGAAAGCGATTTAGAACTGGTAAAGTCTTTAGGTTTTGATGTGATACCGCGAATTGAGAATTTTACTGGGATAAAGGATAAAGATATAAAAGACTATGTTGATATATTGAAGAAATTTGATGTAAAAACTGTAATTTTTAATGGTACTGATGTCTTAGGAAACCCAGAAAAAATATCATATGCAGCTTTTTTGTTTAAGAAAAATGGCATAAATGTAGGTATTATAGATGTGCCTATGGGGAAAAAACTTCAAGATGGAATGAATAAATTTGCTAAGTTCGATGATTATAGGGGGATAAAAGTCTTTGGAGTTTCAGAAGCAGAAACTCAAAAATACGATGCTTCTGAAATAGTAAATAGATGGTACAGAGGAATAATAGAGCGAAATGTGAGAATTATTTATATGAGAGCAAAAATAGATAATTCCAAAAGTGCAGTTTACAACATACAACAAAATCAATCTATGATTGAAGATATGACAAAATACATAAAAAAAGCTGGATTAAATGTTGGTGTTGCTAAGCCTCTTTTTGAGCTCCATCAGTCAAAGCTTACGGAAATACTCATAAGTTTGGGAGTTATTGCTGGTGGATTGTTGCTTTTACAGATGTTAGGAATTGGAGAATATGTGTTAATTTTATTAGGATTGTTGGGGGCTGTACTGACTTCTTTAGTGCTAGTCAGCAGATTTAACGATTTAGGCGTCAAAGTAGTAGCATTAGCTTCTTCTATAGTTTTTCCTTCTCTTGGCATAGGATATTTTGTAGACAAAACAAAAGAAATAATGGACAAAAAGCAAAGCATAAACTTCACATATACTGCAATAAAAATATTTATCAATTCATTATTGATTTCTTTCATAGGAGCTCTTTATATAGCAGCTATAATGGCTGACAGCAAGTATATGTTAAAAATTGACTATTTTAGGGGTGTAAAATTTTCCTTCTTACTGCCTTTAGTCTTTTATGTATTGTATTACATTATAAAGATGTACAATGCTAATAACTGGAAGACTTTTATGGAGAAAATAAAGGAGTTTTTAAACATTGACATAAAAGTATGGCATTTGTTGGCTATTGCTGTAGCAGGGATTTTGGGAATTATATACATTTCAAGGACGGGCAATGAACCTATTGTTAAGCCGACGGAGTTAGAGCTTAAATTCAGGGATTTCCTTGAGCATACTCTTGTGGCAAGGCCTCGAACAAAAGAATTTTTGATAGGTGACCCTGCGATTATATTGGGAATTTATGCTGCTTTTAGAGGCTCGAAAGCTTGGACATTTATCATGGGAATATTTGCTTCGATAGGCATATTGTCGATTGCCAATACTTTTAGCCATGTTGAAAGCGTACTGATGATTGCGATAGAGCGTACTGTAATTGCGTGGGTATTGGGGGCTTTAATTAGCTTGATTTCTGTAGTTATAGTGGACAAGGTTTTAAAAAATATAAAAAAGGAGTATTGA
- a CDS encoding helix-turn-helix domain-containing protein, with translation MDTVGERIKYARKKNNLTITALSKLTGLSVGNLSDLENNKSMPSSNALIKLKNALNVSIDWLLTGQQIEYVKEEEEKYLSREEFESISEKDKIIFKAFETLPEERKRDIEGYIKVSLNTTDLEEFIKKEKKV, from the coding sequence ATGGATACAGTTGGCGAACGCATAAAATATGCTCGTAAAAAAAATAATTTGACTATAACAGCTTTGAGCAAACTCACAGGATTATCTGTTGGAAATTTAAGTGACCTTGAAAACAACAAATCAATGCCTTCTTCCAATGCTTTGATAAAGTTAAAAAACGCCCTTAATGTTTCAATAGATTGGCTTCTTACTGGCCAACAAATAGAATATGTAAAAGAAGAAGAGGAAAAATACTTATCGAGAGAAGAGTTTGAAAGCATCAGTGAAAAGGATAAAATAATTTTTAAAGCCTTTGAAACATTGCCTGAGGAAAGAAAGAGAGATATAGAAGGATACATAAAAGTGAGTTTGAATACTACTGATTTAGAAGAGTTCATTAAAAAAGAAAAGAAAGTATAA
- the acpS gene encoding holo-ACP synthase, with protein sequence MELFVGTDIVEVKRIQRAYEKNPKFLEKLFTAKEVEYFNSKKSKFQSVAGFFSAKESVSKVLGTGISGFRWKDIEIAHDEKGAPVVILKGKAKEAAGHKGIKTIKLSISHTKDYAVSFAVGIGGEKNDSVDVKTNERS encoded by the coding sequence ATGGAATTATTTGTGGGTACTGATATTGTGGAAGTCAAAAGGATACAGAGAGCATATGAAAAAAACCCAAAGTTTTTAGAAAAGCTATTTACAGCGAAAGAGGTGGAATATTTCAATAGCAAAAAGTCAAAATTTCAAAGTGTTGCAGGCTTTTTTTCTGCAAAAGAGAGCGTTTCGAAAGTTTTGGGTACAGGAATCAGTGGTTTTAGATGGAAAGATATAGAGATAGCACATGATGAAAAAGGAGCACCTGTTGTAATTTTAAAGGGTAAAGCAAAAGAGGCTGCTGGACATAAAGGGATAAAGACTATTAAACTTTCTATTTCCCACACAAAAGATTATGCAGTGAGCTTTGCAGTTGGCATTGGAGGTGAGAAAAATGATAGTGTTGACGTCAAAACAAATGAGAGAAGTTGA
- a CDS encoding LolA family protein: MKFRFVGVLLIFILLLSGCSQKVKKGKDPFSSIKEQLNNLESYIATASIELYNNKIYSKFTVMQFYKKGKYRLEVLDENKNPDKIIVYNGNRSYVYFSKVNQIFVAENTQEVPLYSLVTSFIKNYINAGGEIDKKETNDFYVIAVPILERNIFMYKEEMGFSKKDLKPQVLTIYDINSEVFAKVTYRDFEYNPEIDDKLFTKDSITTLAINILQSHEMSIDAKEVYEYCGINPLIPVYMPSGYKLLNILVDQRENNGVTLIYTSGENMIKIVETVNSNFTQEGEKQTLSDGVYYVKGDKGEKAYVALVNGIQIKIIINDAFSEKEVLKIIKSLR; the protein is encoded by the coding sequence TTGAAATTTCGCTTTGTAGGAGTTTTGTTAATTTTTATACTTTTACTTTCTGGCTGCAGCCAAAAAGTAAAAAAAGGAAAAGACCCTTTTTCCTCCATTAAAGAGCAATTGAATAATTTAGAAAGCTATATTGCTACAGCTTCTATAGAGCTTTATAATAACAAAATATACAGCAAATTCACTGTTATGCAATTTTACAAAAAAGGGAAATATCGATTAGAAGTTTTAGATGAAAATAAAAATCCAGATAAAATTATCGTCTATAATGGAAATAGAAGCTATGTTTATTTTTCAAAAGTGAATCAAATCTTCGTAGCAGAAAATACACAAGAAGTGCCGTTGTATTCTCTTGTTACTTCTTTTATAAAAAACTATATAAATGCTGGTGGAGAAATCGATAAAAAAGAGACAAACGACTTTTATGTAATTGCGGTTCCTATTTTGGAAAGAAATATATTTATGTATAAAGAGGAGATGGGATTTTCAAAAAAAGATTTAAAGCCTCAGGTCTTAACAATATACGATATTAACAGTGAAGTTTTTGCTAAAGTTACTTATCGGGATTTTGAGTATAACCCTGAGATAGATGATAAGCTGTTTACAAAAGATAGCATAACTACTTTGGCTATAAATATTTTGCAATCTCATGAAATGTCAATAGATGCAAAAGAAGTTTATGAATATTGTGGAATAAATCCCTTAATTCCTGTTTATATGCCAAGTGGCTATAAACTTTTAAATATTTTAGTGGACCAAAGAGAAAACAATGGAGTAACTCTTATTTATACTTCAGGTGAAAACATGATTAAAATAGTAGAGACTGTAAATTCGAATTTTACACAAGAAGGTGAAAAGCAAACACTTTCAGATGGTGTCTACTATGTAAAAGGAGATAAAGGAGAAAAAGCGTATGTTGCCTTAGTGAATGGTATTCAAATAAAAATAATTATAAACGATGCTTTCAGTGAAAAAGAAGTGCTGAAGATAATTAAGTCATTGAGATAA
- a CDS encoding type II toxin-antitoxin system PemK/MazF family toxin has product MVIKRGDIFYADLSPVIGSEQGGIRPVLIIQNDIGNKYSPTVIVAAITSQINKAKLPTHVEINGAEYGLNKDSVVLLEQIRTIDKKRLREKIGHFDQEMMEKVNEALQISLGLIDF; this is encoded by the coding sequence ATGGTGATAAAGAGAGGAGATATCTTTTATGCCGATTTAAGCCCTGTAATAGGCTCTGAACAGGGTGGAATTCGGCCTGTACTTATAATTCAAAATGATATTGGTAATAAATATAGTCCAACAGTAATAGTAGCGGCAATTACATCTCAGATCAACAAAGCCAAATTGCCCACTCATGTTGAAATAAATGGGGCAGAATATGGACTTAACAAAGATTCTGTAGTATTGTTAGAACAAATCAGGACTATCGACAAAAAACGTTTAAGAGAAAAAATTGGCCATTTTGACCAGGAAATGATGGAGAAAGTCAATGAAGCTTTGCAAATAAGTTTAGGGTTGATTGATTTTTAA
- a CDS encoding CopG family ribbon-helix-helix protein, protein MGETKRILVSLPQSLLEEVDVLAAMENRNRSEFIREAMKLYIRERKKVQIRESMKKGYLEMAAINSELAEMGLTAENECFTGYEMKLKKCD, encoded by the coding sequence GTGGGCGAAACAAAGCGAATACTTGTAAGCTTACCTCAGAGTTTATTAGAAGAGGTCGATGTTCTTGCCGCTATGGAAAACAGAAATCGCAGTGAATTTATAAGAGAAGCGATGAAATTATATATACGCGAGAGGAAAAAAGTTCAAATACGCGAGAGCATGAAAAAAGGATATCTCGAGATGGCAGCAATTAATAGTGAACTTGCGGAAATGGGCCTAACCGCAGAAAATGAATGTTTTACAGGATATGAAATGAAATTGAAAAAGTGTGATTGA
- a CDS encoding DUF6514 family protein: MYYKKVAEYVSTTEEVRGTVTTRYSIVMSEISIFNGKEEVKLPSYGIEIVQQVFDDEKDVVEKWEERVVNISPYFEKVDKLAELFKEMSLSPIHLYEVIDDMCEHYISDYDKLVKLCKIAI; this comes from the coding sequence ATGTATTACAAGAAAGTTGCAGAGTATGTATCGACAACAGAGGAGGTAAGGGGAACAGTTACAACGCGTTATTCGATTGTCATGTCAGAAATCAGCATTTTTAATGGGAAAGAAGAAGTAAAATTGCCGTCGTATGGAATCGAAATTGTCCAACAAGTTTTTGATGACGAAAAAGATGTGGTAGAAAAATGGGAGGAAAGGGTGGTGAATATAAGTCCTTATTTTGAAAAAGTAGACAAGCTGGCAGAATTATTCAAGGAAATGTCTTTATCGCCAATTCACCTTTATGAAGTGATTGATGACATGTGTGAACATTACATAAGCGATTATGATAAGCTGGTTAAACTGTGTAAGATAGCGATTTAA
- the csaB gene encoding polysaccharide pyruvyl transferase CsaB: MKTVISGYYGFDNIGDEAVLKCLVEGLKERGITDITVLSNKPDETSKKYNVKAVDRASFKEIYKALKQADVLLSGGGSLIQDKTSSKSLWYYLGIMFMGKLLRKKVYVMGQGIGPVDKKFNRWLTARILNKVDGIAVRDELSKEYLKQLNVKKDVVVAADLVLNFSGGNNREIFGKILEKEGIDLNFSEYALICTREWGNSELSRVELARAADFIAQDYGYKIVFLPFYHEDIEESDRVATYMKMPCEILTEKYEVEEILSIIRSSSLLIGVRLHSLIFAFISLIPFVGISYDPKVEGFLKSIGESSAGDINSFTAEDILNKVSSILQRKKEYINEMSKYLDELKERAKKNFDILFEHNKFEV; this comes from the coding sequence ATGAAGACAGTCATATCCGGCTATTACGGATTTGATAATATTGGGGATGAAGCTGTTCTAAAATGTCTGGTAGAAGGTTTAAAAGAAAGAGGTATAACTGATATAACAGTTCTTTCTAATAAGCCTGATGAAACTTCTAAAAAGTACAACGTAAAAGCAGTAGACAGGGCTTCTTTCAAAGAGATATACAAAGCGCTAAAACAAGCAGATGTGCTGTTGAGTGGTGGAGGAAGTCTTATACAAGATAAGACCAGTAGCAAGAGTTTGTGGTATTATCTTGGAATAATGTTTATGGGAAAATTGCTTAGGAAAAAAGTGTATGTTATGGGACAAGGTATTGGTCCAGTTGATAAAAAGTTTAACAGATGGCTTACTGCAAGAATTTTAAATAAAGTTGACGGAATAGCTGTAAGAGACGAATTATCCAAAGAGTATTTGAAACAGCTAAATGTCAAAAAAGACGTGGTAGTAGCGGCAGACCTTGTATTAAATTTTTCTGGTGGTAATAATAGAGAAATTTTTGGCAAAATCCTCGAAAAAGAAGGAATTGATTTAAATTTCTCAGAATATGCTTTAATTTGCACGAGAGAATGGGGAAATTCTGAATTATCAAGGGTTGAATTGGCAAGGGCTGCAGATTTTATTGCGCAGGATTATGGATATAAGATTGTTTTTCTTCCTTTTTATCATGAGGATATAGAAGAGAGCGATAGGGTTGCTACTTATATGAAAATGCCTTGTGAAATTTTAACCGAAAAATACGAAGTAGAGGAGATATTGAGTATTATTAGAAGCAGTAGTTTATTAATAGGTGTAAGGCTGCATTCTTTGATTTTTGCGTTTATATCTTTGATTCCATTTGTCGGGATATCTTATGACCCCAAGGTGGAGGGTTTTCTAAAATCCATTGGTGAAAGCAGCGCAGGAGACATTAATTCTTTTACTGCTGAAGACATTCTAAATAAAGTAAGTTCAATTTTACAGCGAAAAAAAGAGTATATAAATGAGATGTCTAAGTATTTAGATGAGTTAAAAGAAAGAGCAAAAAAGAATTTTGACATATTATTTGAACATAATAAATTTGAGGTGTGA
- a CDS encoding DUF503 domain-containing protein, whose amino-acid sequence MIVSYCKIYLRANWVHSLKEKRMIVRSIVGKVKSHYNVSISEIENQNLHKSIVIGFSVCGSDAVLTNKIVQEVVDYIEENTDAYIENIEMDTINV is encoded by the coding sequence ATGATTGTATCTTATTGTAAAATATATCTACGTGCAAATTGGGTTCATTCTTTAAAAGAAAAAAGAATGATTGTAAGAAGTATTGTAGGTAAAGTAAAAAGTCACTATAATGTTTCTATATCCGAAATAGAAAACCAAAATTTACACAAATCAATTGTCATAGGTTTTTCGGTGTGTGGCAGTGATGCTGTTTTAACAAATAAAATAGTTCAAGAGGTTGTAGACTATATTGAAGAAAATACAGATGCTTATATAGAAAATATAGAAATGGATACAATAAATGTCTGA
- a CDS encoding WecB/TagA/CpsF family glycosyltransferase, producing the protein MERLDIFGVPIDRVTMRHAVEVLDDFLKEDKLHIVATPNAEIVMMAQKDKEYMEILNNTDLNVPDGSGIVFASKVFKKPLSERVAGFDLMMEFIKDISSKNVKIYLLGAAPQIAEQARVNLEKLYPSVKIVGTHHGYFTQEEESEILEEINNSGAEVLFVALGAPKQEKWIYRNRDKLKVKIAMGVGGSFDVIAGKVKRAPYIYRKLGLEWLYRLIKEPWRYKRMMALPKFALKVLLHKRKVDIR; encoded by the coding sequence ATGGAAAGATTAGATATATTTGGAGTGCCAATAGATCGAGTGACGATGAGACATGCAGTAGAGGTTTTAGATGACTTTTTGAAAGAAGACAAGTTGCACATTGTTGCTACTCCTAATGCGGAAATTGTGATGATGGCGCAAAAGGATAAAGAATATATGGAAATATTAAATAATACTGATTTAAACGTTCCAGATGGAAGTGGAATTGTTTTTGCTTCAAAAGTTTTTAAAAAGCCGTTGTCTGAAAGAGTAGCAGGTTTTGACCTTATGATGGAATTTATAAAAGATATATCTTCTAAAAATGTGAAGATTTATCTATTGGGGGCTGCTCCTCAAATTGCCGAACAAGCTCGTGTTAATTTAGAAAAGCTATATCCGAGTGTTAAAATAGTGGGGACCCATCATGGTTATTTTACGCAAGAGGAAGAAAGCGAAATCTTAGAAGAGATAAATAATAGTGGTGCAGAAGTTCTCTTCGTAGCTTTAGGTGCTCCTAAACAAGAGAAATGGATATACAGAAACAGAGATAAATTGAAAGTAAAAATAGCAATGGGGGTAGGAGGAAGTTTTGATGTAATAGCTGGAAAAGTTAAGAGAGCGCCTTACATATATAGAAAATTGGGCTTAGAGTGGTTATACAGGCTTATTAAAGAGCCTTGGAGATATAAAAGGATGATGGCGCTTCCTAAATTTGCTCTCAAAGTTTTGCTACACAAAAGAAAAGTTGACATAAGATAA
- the alr gene encoding alanine racemase: MFDEIRPTRAEIYLDNIVNNLNEVKRLIGNKVKIMGVVKANAYGHGACQVAKVLIENGVSYLAVATVDEALELRDCGIKSPILIFDYTPLTQAKDLIEYHITQTVFDIKYVRELGKMALNKGKKAKVHVKIDTGMGRIGYTDLEIAQREIEEMANMKGIELEGIFSHFSTSDEKDKTYSEMQFDMFKKLLEKLKERKIDIPLKHIANSGAILDIEYSYLDMVRPGIILYGSYPSEEVQKRANLKQTMSFKTKVVYVKEVPEGSYISYGRTFVTKRKSKIATLPVGYADGFNRLLSNNHHVLIKGKYAPVVGRICMDQCMIDVTDVDNVEVGDEVVIFGMQQDKKITVDEIAKKLNTIPYEVYCGISRRVPRIYIYKGEVLEVKNYLKI; encoded by the coding sequence GTGTTTGATGAAATTAGGCCCACGAGGGCGGAGATATACCTTGACAATATAGTGAACAATTTAAACGAAGTCAAAAGGTTAATAGGAAATAAAGTGAAGATAATGGGGGTTGTAAAGGCGAATGCTTACGGACATGGAGCTTGTCAAGTGGCAAAGGTTTTAATAGAAAATGGGGTTTCATACTTGGCAGTGGCAACTGTAGATGAAGCTTTGGAACTAAGAGATTGCGGAATTAAATCTCCTATCCTTATCTTTGACTATACTCCACTGACACAGGCTAAAGACCTAATAGAGTACCATATAACTCAAACGGTTTTTGATATAAAGTATGTAAGGGAACTGGGAAAAATGGCTTTAAATAAAGGTAAAAAAGCAAAGGTCCATGTCAAAATTGACACGGGAATGGGACGAATCGGGTATACGGATTTGGAGATAGCTCAGAGAGAAATTGAAGAAATGGCAAATATGAAGGGAATAGAATTGGAAGGTATATTCAGCCATTTTTCTACTTCGGATGAAAAAGACAAAACTTATTCTGAAATGCAATTTGACATGTTTAAAAAATTGTTGGAAAAACTTAAAGAAAGGAAAATAGATATTCCATTAAAGCATATTGCAAATAGTGGAGCTATTCTTGACATTGAGTACAGTTATTTAGACATGGTAAGACCGGGGATAATTTTGTATGGCAGTTATCCTTCAGAAGAAGTGCAAAAAAGAGCGAATTTAAAGCAAACAATGTCATTTAAAACAAAAGTAGTATACGTAAAAGAAGTGCCAGAAGGGTCATATATAAGTTATGGCAGAACATTTGTGACGAAAAGAAAAAGCAAAATAGCAACCCTACCTGTTGGATATGCAGATGGTTTCAACAGATTGCTGTCAAACAATCATCATGTGTTAATAAAAGGCAAATATGCACCAGTAGTTGGCAGAATTTGTATGGACCAGTGTATGATTGATGTTACTGATGTAGATAATGTTGAGGTGGGAGATGAAGTAGTAATTTTTGGCATGCAGCAGGATAAAAAGATAACTGTTGATGAAATAGCTAAAAAACTAAATACTATACCTTATGAAGTATATTGTGGAATATCGAGGAGGGTACCTCGAATATATATTTACAAAGGGGAAGTACTAGAGGTAAAAAATTATTTAAAAATTTAA